The genomic segment GGGGTAGCGGAAATGGCTGCGGTCGGTGAGGTTCACTTCGGCGTCATGTAGCTGGTCGCCGATGCACAGCTGCATCTCGACCACCGGCCGCTCGGCGACGTCCGGCCCACGCTCCAGATCGGTATCGTCATCGCTTGCCGCCTCCTCTGCCCGGGTCTTGATCTCGGCAATGCGTGCGAGCGGCCGCTCGTAAAAGGTGTCGCCAGCGCCTTCGACCGCCAGGCGGAAGCGCACCCAGTCCTCGCCTTCACGTTCGAAACGCTCGATGTCCCGAGCCGACAACGAGGCGGTCATCGCGCCGGTGTCCATCTTGGCCTTGAGCGTCTTGCCGAGATCCTCGACCTTGATCTGTTCATAGCGGCCAAAGAGCGTCGGCTCTGCGGCAATGGCGGGAAGGGATAGCGCACTGAGCAGCAACAACAAACGGGACAAAACAGCCTCCTGGGAGTATCCATTGACTTCCTTTGGGACTCGCTTCGGCTGTATCCGTTCCGGCCACGCGACGACCGCACAGGCCTGTTAGACTGCCCGCCACCTCCTCTTGCAGATGACTACCGTGCCCAGTTCAGCCTTCGCCACCCTGCCCCTCAGCCCCGCGACGCTGGCAAACCTCGACGCCCTCGGCTACGCCGAGATGACGCCGATCCAAGCCCAGAGTCTGCCGGTGATGCTCAAGGGTATGGACCTCATCGCACAGGCCAAGACCGGCAGTGGAAAAACGGCCGCCTTCGGCATCGCAGTGCTCGAGCCGCTCAATCCGCGCTATTTCGGCTGCCAAGCGTTGGTGCTCTGCCCGACCCGTGAGTTGGCCGACCAGGTCGCCAAGGAACTGCGCCGGCTGGCGCGCTCGGCCGACAACATCAAGATCCTCACCCTTTGCGGCGGCGTCTCCATCGGCCCGCAGATCGGCTCGCTGGAGCACGGTGCGCATGTCATCGTCGGCACGCCCGGACGCATTCAGGAACACTTGAAAAAGGGCTCTCTGAAACTCGATGGTCTCAACACGCTGGTGCTCGACGAAGCCGACCGCATGCTCGACATGGGTTTTTACGACGCCATTGCCGAAATCATCGGACAGACCCCGAGCAAGCGTCAGACGCTGCTGTTCTCGGCCACCTATCCTTCCGGCATCAAGCAGCTTTCTGCGACTTTCATGCGCGACCCGCAGCAGGTGAAGGCCGAAGCGCTGCACGACGACACCCAGATCGAACAACGCTTCTACGAAATCGATCCGGACGACCGGATGGAAGCCGTGGTGCGCATCCTCGCCAGCTTCCGCCCCGAAACCTGTGTCGCG from the Stutzerimonas stutzeri genome contains:
- a CDS encoding ATP-dependent zinc protease, translated to MSRLLLLLSALSLPAIAAEPTLFGRYEQIKVEDLGKTLKAKMDTGAMTASLSARDIERFEREGEDWVRFRLAVEGAGDTFYERPLARIAEIKTRAEEAASDDDTDLERGPDVAERPVVEMQLCIGDQLHDAEVNLTDRSHFRYPLLIGATAIRDLEAAIDPAQKYTAGRPAC
- the dbpA gene encoding ATP-dependent RNA helicase DbpA → MPSSAFATLPLSPATLANLDALGYAEMTPIQAQSLPVMLKGMDLIAQAKTGSGKTAAFGIAVLEPLNPRYFGCQALVLCPTRELADQVAKELRRLARSADNIKILTLCGGVSIGPQIGSLEHGAHVIVGTPGRIQEHLKKGSLKLDGLNTLVLDEADRMLDMGFYDAIAEIIGQTPSKRQTLLFSATYPSGIKQLSATFMRDPQQVKAEALHDDTQIEQRFYEIDPDDRMEAVVRILASFRPETCVAFCFTKQQCQELVDQLSAKGISAMALNGDLEQRDRDQVLAMFANRSLSVLVATDVAARGLDIDALDMVINVELARDSEIHIHRVGRTGRAGKKGIAISLVAPAEAHRARAIEERQKAPLNWQPLSELKAQPGGPLQPPMVTLCIGAGRKDKLRPGDILGALTGDAGIPGTQVGKIAIFDFQAFVAVERGAAKQALNRLNAGKIKGRSLKVRQL